In the genome of Carya illinoinensis cultivar Pawnee chromosome 13, C.illinoinensisPawnee_v1, whole genome shotgun sequence, the window cattataattttttcaaactgtcaagcaaataaaaaagataattcaattttcttaaattttaaataaaaaataatttaaaaaatatattctaataatattttaattttaaaatatttttattcaacttttattttttcattttttaaaactttacgaaatatctcatttttcaaGACTGCTGCAATCTCTTCCGAGAAAGGACACTTAGGGTGCTCTTAGtgcaattacattttttttttaaatattttttaaacatctttaaacattaaaaaaatacaaatttattagtagttacttttttaaatattaaaaaaattaaaatacatgaacGGGGAGCAAAACAGCAACCTAACATTTTCGAGAAACATTCTATTATCTTCCTCTGTCCCTGTCATTTTTCCTCGATCCTTTTTCCTATGTTTATTTGCCTTAATGCATTTTTTTGCttgattttatgatttttaagaattttgaagttttagatttgagacaatgaaaaattatacttatcattccttatattaatctgtatatttaaataaaaaaaataaatcacatattaatatatagcataaaaatgataaattaaatttctattatGACAATCCATCATCGTTTGCCTCCCACAAGCCCCCTCTAGAGGGCTACTAATGTCCCAATCTGCCATTCCCCTTAGCcaacatttatttttatcgatGCGTGTAACACCTAAGGCCGGCTTAATGGTAAGGCCAGTTAGGCCATTGCCTAAGGCTCTCACTTTATGTAAGgcttctaaaattaaaaataaaatattttttttaattttaaaaaaaataaaaataaaaaccatttcattgtataaaattttaagtaacttttatatttttcaatatgtgtAAGGCCccataatactaaattaaatatttaatacaataaattatttatattttaaataattttttaagatcttaCTAAATTGAGTAACTAAATTTGCATTGAGACCTTATTTTAAGTtgtagtatttaatataaatttaaaaaaactttatttaaagattttaaataaaatattttttattaaaaattttaaaaatattctatataataatttattattttattatattaaatttcgTCTTAAGCTTCAATTTATATCGAGCCGTCCTATGTAACACCAATGTGGTAACATTTTCTTACCGTCATGCCAAAAAACTGGAACTAGTCCAACCTATTTGGATCAATTTCTCGATTGATCTcttatgaaatatttattgcaCTCTCTTTTTTCAACCTTCATATTAGCAATTGTTATTATGACTATAAATAAAGTTTGCCAtatgtatcatttaaataataaaatttaatttataaaatttaaattttaaaatctctcATGTGAATCGAATTACATTTTATTGTTATCCACACcaactttatatttttcttactatttagTATTATGAAAGACGAATTGAAATACATTGCAACTAaccctaataaaaaaaattaaaaaaaaaaacttagattggatggttggatattaatcaattttcaattcatcatGTTTAAGCTGTTAattattaatagataataatcactcactcactctctctctctctctctctctctccatgggTGTTCTTGCAAGCTATCTTCTTTacctatttttaaatttgaaatagaagattagctGTTTCCCAATTTCAAATATctcatcatttaaaaaaaaaaaatccttgaattttatttttcttttatatatatatatatgaattgaaaTCTTTGTGATGGGGTCCATTGGGTTGCAACCAAGTGGGGCCCACTTTTCCTCATTAACAGGAAAGCTGCACTTGGCACTCTCTCAATGGAGCTTAAATGTCCcaagtttaaaataaattaaactcaaaattcgaaaaaaaaaaaaaaaaaaaaaacccttatcTCAACTCTTTTGatctatcaaattaaattattaaatagctAATGAATAATTCATCGCCTTCCAAGCAATGGGCTAATCTCGTAATATCTAAGAAAGAAAGGGGCTAATTTTCGACGCGTATTcgtttcacaaaaaaaaaaaaaaaaaaaagaattgttttcaAAGAGCGTTTTAATTATCCTTTTGTCCTTTTATAACGGTCGGAAAATTCTCATAAGACGGATCTCGCTCGCTTGACGACGTTATCACCCTGCCGTCCTCTTAACGTTCAAACGCCTCGTAActtctttgaaaatttttgatcttattatatattctctctctctctctctctctctctctcactctctcactcTATCTGCTCAAGCACAGAGaaacgctctctctctctctctctctctccgagaATCTTTGCCGTACTTGGGGAGCTGACTTCAAGTTCTTCTACGGCCGGCCATTACGTTGAGAACTTTctgtgagtatttttttttttaattttttgttctctttcaGATTCGATCGGTCATTTTCGATCCGACTCGGATTCATCAATGTGTGCATCTCCGGGATTTAATTCCTTGTTTTCTACTTTTTGAAATTTcgttaaaatttaaagaaaaatttacgctgtactttttcactctttttttttttaaaatcttcgtTGGGAAATCAATGTGTGATCGAGTGGGTTGTGAGAGTGTTTGATCATCGGAATAGAGTTCCTAGAAGACCGGGGGGGAGGGTTGGGTTACCGGAGCTGAGTTCACTCGTCGAGTTATCACTTCTTGGTGCCGAGTCGATTTCAATCTTAGATTCAAGAACAGTGTAGCTCTCGagcacctttttcttttttttttcttaccaacAATTTTCCTATcttttgcaattttattttactgTCACCTCATTTTGTTACCTTCGTTCTCCTCTGATTGTTGGGTGAAAGGTTCTTATTCGTACTAATTTAGGGAGAATTCAGAAGGACTCTCATTGATTCGGATCGACTCTGAGTTTTTCCGATTCGGGAAAGGTTTCAGACtcacacaataaaataaaaagcaatggATTCCACGCAGAGAAGAGGTGGACTCGTATCGCTATCGCCATCGCAGACACCACGTTCGAGCGACAAGTTGGTGCGGGAACTGCGATCTGGGGATTCGAATTCCAGCACCAAGAATGACAGAGACAAAGGTGTCAATGTGCAGGTTCTTGTGCGTTGCAGGTCAGTTCCAATCTGAACTCAGCATGTCGTTTAGTTGATGTGGCTTCTTTCGGATTCATGATCCAGTGGTTGGATTTCATTTGTAGGCCATTGAGTGAGGAAGAGTTGAAAATCCATACGCCGGTGGTGATTTCTTGTAATGAGAGTAGAAGAGAAGTTTCGGCAGTTCAGAGTATAGCCAACAAGCAGATTGATAGAACATTTGCCTTCGACAAGGTTTGCTGAGCCCAATtatttgtaatttctttttgcTGTTCATaaatcctttgttttttttttttttttgggttctcGAGGAAATGTTAGGCGAACGCAAGATTGTGAGATTTAAGTTCTCTGAGCTGCATGTGTTCTTGCTGCTCGAATCCTAGGAACTGATCTCAAATGAGGAGAATGGTTGAACTAGGCCTGTTACACAATAGGATCTTGCGGCTTTTGCTTTTTTAGGCGTCGCAGATGATGTAAATATGAAAGTTGACCacattctctttttattttcacttcCTGGACTTGTTTGGAAACTGACAATCGGGGTTGATAGGGTGATTTTGTGTTATATGACTTTGCCTTACCCGGTTGAAATGTTTGTAATATTGGCAAATTCGATTTAGGTCTTTGGTCCAACCTCCAAACAAAAGGAATTGTATGATCAGGCTGTGTCTCCTATTGTGAATGAAGTACTTGAGGGCTACAACTGATCTCAAATGAGAGAATGGTTTAActaaacttttataaaaaaggaCCTTGtgggttttgtttcttttgttgtcCTATATTATGTCTGTATGAAAGTTGATCGTATTCTCTATTATGTCACTTCCTGGGCTTGTTTGGAAACTGACAATTGGAGTTGATagggtgatttttttttatctttgctTTTAGTCCCTGgaaatgtttgtaattttggaaATTTGGTTTAGGTCTTTGGTCCAACCTCCCAACAAAAGGAATTGTATGATCAGGCTGTGTCTCCTATTGTAAATGAAGTGCTTGAGGGCTATAACTGTACCATCTTTGCTTATGGTCAAACGGGAACAGGGAAAACATATACAATGGAAGGAGGAGCAAGAAAAAAGGTCTGCTTTTCTCTTAAACAGATCAACTTTATATGTTTCATTCTCATCTACGTGCTGATCAGTTACCATTTGCTGCTTTTTGTAGAATGGGGAATTTCCTAATGATGCGGGTGTTATCCCAAGAGCTGTTAAGGAGATTTTTGATATATTAGAAGCTCAGAATGCTGAATATAGCATGAAAGTTACGTTTTTGGAGTTGTACAATGAGGAGATTTCAGATCTTTTGGCCCCAGAGGAGTGTTCTAAATTCATAGATGACAAATCAAAGAAACCCATAGCTCTCATGGAGGATGGAAGAGGGGGTGTATTTGTCAGAGGCTTGGAAGAAGAGATAGTATGTACTGctaatgaaatttacaaaatattagagAAAGGTTCTGCAAAAAGGCGTACAGCCGAAACTCTTCTTAACAAACAAAGCAGTCGCTCTCACTCAATATTCTCTATCACAATTCACATAAAAGAGTGCACACCAGAAGGGGAAGAGATGATTAAATGTGGGAAGCTGAACCTTGTTGACCTTGCAGGTTCCGAGAATATTTCACGCTCCGGTGCCCGAGAGGTATGGCATGAATAGAACTATACCATTTTCAACTTTAGTACATAAAATAATGTAACTGCATGCATCATATTGTGTGTATTTCTTGTGTTTATGCTGACTGAAGTGGCATACATTTTTTCCTAGTAGAGAAATTGTGTTTTCagctttgttttcattttttccttccctttttttcttaattatatcTCTTGACTTCCACTATATGACAGCAAAGAAATTGTAACTTGCAGGGCAGAGCAAGGGAAGCTGGGGAGATTAATAAAAGCTTGCTTACCCTGGGTCGTGTTATTAATGCACTAGTTGAACACTCTGGTCATATTCCATATAGGTACAAATTATGCAATATAAATAGTTAACAGATTCTCTCTGGTCTCTTGGCTGTTTTTGTAAGCCTGGAAAATAAGCTAATTGTTAAGATGCTTGAAATATCAGGGATAGTAAACTAACAAGGTTATTGAGGGATTCGTTGGGGGGAAAAACAAAGACGTGCATTATTGCTACAGTTTCACCCTCCATTCATTGTTTGGAAGAAACACTCAGCACCCTTGATTATGCACACCGtgccaaaaatatcaagaataaaCCTGAGGTTAGTAAGTGGTACATTGTGTGTCATCAATCCTCTTTTAGTGCACTTTttttttgagttaatttttcatttctttgtaaCTGTTGCATTTGATCACCATTTCAGATCAATCAGAAGATGATGAAATCTGCAATGATCAAGGATTTATACTCTGAAATTGACCGGCTTAAGCAAGGTTCACTGCTcttagatctctctctctctctctctctctctctctctctctctctactcccCCTATCCCATAGTAGATAATGTCCTTTTCCTTTTTGGGTTGCAGTAAGAGTTTGCTGTAAATGTGAGAGTTGTTTATGCCCAAATGTCAACTCTCAAGATTACGTGCTTTGTTATGGAaaattgttgtttttgtttggatatATTTTGGGGATCTTTCATATATTATAAGACTGAGGAAGTAACTTTTGACATtggtgaaatatatatttttattttaagtaactCTTGGATGTTTGGGTGCTGATGAGTAAATTCTATGCATGTTTTGTATATGTTCAAATAGAGGTTTATGCTGCAAGAGAAAAGAATGGGATCTACATACCACGAGACCGTTATCTACACGAAGAATCTGAGAAGAAGGTTCAGTTATCTGCATAAAGTTGGATTATGccataattttcttattttactgTACATTTGTGGTATTGCTAGCTTTTATTGATCTCTCTATTTATCCTAGGCCATGGCTGAAAAGATAGAACGCATGGAACTGGATTCAGAATCTAAGGACAAGGTATGTTTAGTTGAGATCATTTTATCCAAAATTCTGTTCAGTCCGGTAAACgtaattgaaaataattatgttgcgactacttatcaaaaaaataatcacattgtGACTTATTAACAGCAACTTATGGAACTTCAAGAACTCTACAATTCCCAGCAACTTTTGACTGCAGAACTAAGCGATAGACTTGAGAAAACTGAGGTATAGTATGCTTCGGTGGTCAAGTACAGTCTCCCTACAATTTTCAGTGCAACTTTCTGTCCTGCTTCTCACTCTCATCTTGCGCAAGAACTCATTTGTTTCTGTTGTTTGCAACTTCAGAAAAAGCTTGAAGAAACTGAACATGCATTATTTGATCTCGAGGGAAAACACAGACAGGCAAATGCAACAATCAAAGAAAAGGAATTTCTCATATCCAATCTCCTCAAATCTGGTCAGTGAAGTGCCGTTCTTGTGCTctagacaaaaaaataaaaaataaaaaatcgcaGTCTGCATAGAACAGTCTCCCCTTTACACCTGCTTTTAGTTATTTTGTTGGAAATTGAATGGGgcaaaaaattttgagttatcAATCCAAATTAGATTTTATACTTCCCTCGTGCTGTTCTGGtcaagttggttttgttttaTGCAGTTTATGGATTCAAACATATTTGAGAAGGCATTTGACAGAATGTCCTAcattttgattttctatttCTGGGTTTGGCATTTTAAAGTCTCATCCTTTGTAATCCAGTAGACTATATCTCAACAAGAATTTATGAATCAGATGGCTTTATTAGGGTCTTCCTTCTTACAACTGTTTG includes:
- the LOC122291297 gene encoding kinesin-like protein KIN-5D, translating into MDSTQRRGGLVSLSPSQTPRSSDKLVRELRSGDSNSSTKNDRDKGVNVQVLVRCRPLSEEELKIHTPVVISCNESRREVSAVQSIANKQIDRTFAFDKVFGPTSQQKELYDQAVSPIVNEVLEGYNCTIFAYGQTGTGKTYTMEGGARKKNGEFPNDAGVIPRAVKEIFDILEAQNAEYSMKVTFLELYNEEISDLLAPEECSKFIDDKSKKPIALMEDGRGGVFVRGLEEEIVCTANEIYKILEKGSAKRRTAETLLNKQSSRSHSIFSITIHIKECTPEGEEMIKCGKLNLVDLAGSENISRSGAREGRAREAGEINKSLLTLGRVINALVEHSGHIPYRDSKLTRLLRDSLGGKTKTCIIATVSPSIHCLEETLSTLDYAHRAKNIKNKPEINQKMMKSAMIKDLYSEIDRLKQEVYAAREKNGIYIPRDRYLHEESEKKAMAEKIERMELDSESKDKQLMELQELYNSQQLLTAELSDRLEKTEKKLEETEHALFDLEGKHRQANATIKEKEFLISNLLKSEKALIERAFEVRAELENAASDVSSLFAKIERKDKIEDGNRILIQKFQSQLTQQLEILHKTVAASVTQQEQQLKDMEEDMQSFVSMKAEATEELRGRLGKLKTMYGSGVKALDDITKELEVNSESTFSDLNSEVSKHSSALEDLFKGIASEADALLNDLQSSLHKQEEKLSAYAQQQREAHARAVETARSVSKITVNFFETLDAHASKLSHIVEEAQTVNDQKLSELEKKFEECAANEERQLLEKVAELLASSNARKKKLVQVAVNDLRESATSRTSKLQQEMSTMQDSTSTVKAEWTVHMEKTECHHDEDISAVECGKKDLEEALQNCLKKANLGAQQWKNAQESLLILENSNVASVDSIVRTGMEANQVLRAQFSSALSTALEDVDTANKDLFSSIDHSLQLDHDACGNLNSMIVPCCGDLRELKGGHYHKIVEITENAGKCLLYEYTVDEPSCSTPRKRSFNLPSVASIEELRTPAFEELLKTFWDARSAKQANGDVKQIGVVYESAQSVRDSRVPLTAIN